GCTAATAATAGGCCAATTTGTTCTATTGTGTTCCATGTTCTAGGAAAAGGCATGGCACATATATTAGTTTAAGTGCTagaattaaaagattatatattGATTAGCCCATTTGCTTTATTGTGCGACATGTGCTAGTAATAGGCCCGACATATATTAGTTTGGACGTCACAGTAAAGTATTCTTCGTTgattaaatacaaaaatgtATGTGTCTAAGGATTAATTAGGTATGAAGGTTAAAGTGTATGAGTTATGATTTGGTATAAAGTTCAGAGTGTAACTAAAAGTTAAGACTTGTAATTTTGATTGCAGAAGGTACGaactttaagaaaatttaccctttaATCAAAAACAATTTTAATGAGGACTAATTAGTTAAGAAAGTAACTTTAATTTCTAGTCATTCAAATTGCAATATTGCAAATGAActttaatcaaaatttgagtcatttgtttatttatttactttacttgtttacataaataatttatgttatataATGAAATTGATTTAAGTATTGTCAATATATTCtgatatgaattttaaatatcttatatttgaatagagatataaaatataattttaataattattttatttatttattaatttaatatgtaaataagaatatatatttaaaataaataaaattactttttaactATTAACTATCCACAAGTTGAAAATATAGAATAGGATTAATATTATTACGGCATGCGATGCAGGATCTCATTGGctatgggattattttattacggTGTTCGGGACACAACAGCTACATATGCTGTCAACTTTCTCAACTTAGTTCCAATACTCACTTTTGTCCTCTCCACAATTACGAGGTacctttttttccttttcatttgcGGTCAAGTAACAAAAGATATTGTTAATAGCTACTGTGTTTCCCCAGTAATGGGCGTGTCGTAATGAAGTTATTTATATGCAGAATAGAGAAATTGGGGTTGAGGACACCAGCAggcaaaatcaaaattttaggTGCAACTTTGTGCATTGTAGGGGCATTAACATCTGGGTTTTACAAAGGAaaatcttttcatatttttcatcaTAATTTACATCGCCATGTAGACATCAAGGCATCAAATTATCATTGGTTACGTGGGTCTTTCCTGCTCATTGCAAGTTGCTTGTCCTATGCTGCATGGTACATATTGCAGGTATACTATAGAATCCACTAGTAATActtattgttcttttattaattatccTGATATTCAAATGATCTGCtgctattaattatataaagtatATGCCAATGACCCCTTAGGTTAATTGTTAAGTGCGAATCACCCATAACCAAAAGGTGATGGGTTTAACTTTTATCACCTccaaaactttttcttttttaaagtatTAGGTAACTATAGGTTTTATAATTGGTCCTACTAGAAATGGAACAGTCCTGTAAGCACGACCCATATTAATATGGAATCCGCATAGTTTCCCTTCctgttatataaatattagagatatatatattaaaatcttcaaataaaatatcatttcaggatttaataaaattggaaACATGTTTATTATACAGGAccttaaataattaatgatgGGTTTTGcgtttatattatatatacgaGTAGTTATATTAACTTGTATAATTTGTAGGTAAAGTTGATCAAGGAACTCCCACTAAAGTACTGGGCGACAATGTTAACTTGCATTATTGCCGCCATTCAATCTGCAGTAATAGGGCTATGCTTAGACAGAAGTAAGGTTGCGTGGAAGTTAGGATGGGATTTACAGCTAGTAACTATATTATACTCGGTAATCTTTAGACTTATcttacatattaattaatctcCTCAAGATATTATGGTTTGATGTTTCAAACattttatctatatttttgCAGGGAGCATTGGGAACGGCTGCAACATTTTGCTTGATCTCTTGGGCAGTCGAAAATCAAGGCCCTACTTATCCTTCTATGTTCAACCCGCTTACACTAATTTTTGTGGCCATTCTAGAAGCTCTCATACTTGGTTCAGAGATTAATGTTGGCAAGTATGATTCTCCTTTTCTGTCTctttgtttaataatttttgaaaataaaccCTTATTCGTAGTCTCCGTTACATTAagtatatattcttaattataaattacgTTGTTAGATGAGGGTCTTGTTACAGTATGATATTATATATgcttcaaaatatatattagtattatgataataatataaattcttactgaattttacatttaatttaattttgaccataaaattttaatttgtgttattttaaatattcaattttaattttggtcACAATTAGTCCCCTTGCAATAAAAGATTGAcatcttatttttctctcttaattacttttatctAATTGGTTATTTTTGTCatgcattaattttttaatttgtaaaataactaaattaatacacagttaaaattaaatgattgaagtgaaatattaaaattttataattaaaataaaactaaatataaaattcaataattatttatattattatcttattaatattagatcGTTGAACTACTTATTTTCCTAATGACATGCAGCTTGGTGGGGATGGTTTTGATCGTTGTTGGTTTGTACTCCTTCTTATTGGGAAAAAGGACAGAGATGAAAAACTTGCATCAACCAGATGTGGAAGCCATCACATCAATTACTAAATTCCAAGACACAAGAATACAATTTACTACTGCTGA
The Ricinus communis isolate WT05 ecotype wild-type chromosome 1, ASM1957865v1, whole genome shotgun sequence DNA segment above includes these coding regions:
- the LOC8262269 gene encoding WAT1-related protein At2g37460 isoform X4; the protein is MGEKVKKWLVSSKAIVSMLMVQVFATGVQLLAKVILNNGTFVFALMAYRHVVAALCVAPFALYFERGITEKLSWLAFFWLFLSALSGISLAMGLFYYGVRDTTATYAVNFLNLVPILTFVLSTITRIEKLGLRTPAGKIKILDIKASNYHWLRGSFLLIASCLSYAAWYILQGALGTAATFCLISWAVENQGPTYPSMFNPLTLIFVAILEALILGSEINVGNLVGMVLIVVGLYSFLLGKRTEMKNLHQPDVEAITSITKFQDTRIQFTTADSITNVELSLNKSMAKP
- the LOC8262269 gene encoding WAT1-related protein At5g64700 isoform X2, translated to MGEKVKKWLVSSKAIVSMLMVQVFATGVQLLAKVILNNGTFVFALMAYRHVVAALCVAPFALYFERGITEKLSWLAFFWLFLSALSGISLAMGLFYYGVRDTTATYAVNFLNLVPILTFVLSTITRIEKLGLRTPAGKIKILDIKASNYHWLRGSFLLIASCLSYAAWYILQVKLIKELPLKYWATMLTCIIAAIQSAVIGLCLDRSKVAWKLGWDLQLVTILYSGALGTAATFCLISWAVENQGPTYPSMFNPLTLIFVAILEALILGSEINVGNLVGMVLIVVGLYSFLLGKRTEMKNLHQPDVEAITSITKFQDTRIQFTTADSITNVELSLNKSMAKP
- the LOC8262269 gene encoding WAT1-related protein At1g09380 isoform X3; amino-acid sequence: MGEKVKKWLVSSKAIVSMLMVQVFATGVQLLAKVILNNGTFVFALMAYRHVVAALCVAPFALYFERGITEKLSWLAFFWLFLSALSGISLAMGLFYYGVRDTTATYAVNFLNLVPILTFVLSTITRIEKLGLRTPAGKIKILGATLCIVGALTSGFYKGKSFHIFHHNLHRHVDIKASNYHWLRGSFLLIASCLSYAAWYILQGALGTAATFCLISWAVENQGPTYPSMFNPLTLIFVAILEALILGSEINVGNLVGMVLIVVGLYSFLLGKRTEMKNLHQPDVEAITSITKFQDTRIQFTTADSITNVELSLNKSMAKP
- the LOC8262269 gene encoding WAT1-related protein At5g64700 isoform X1, translated to MGEKVKKWLVSSKAIVSMLMVQVFATGVQLLAKVILNNGTFVFALMAYRHVVAALCVAPFALYFERGITEKLSWLAFFWLFLSALSGISLAMGLFYYGVRDTTATYAVNFLNLVPILTFVLSTITRIEKLGLRTPAGKIKILGATLCIVGALTSGFYKGKSFHIFHHNLHRHVDIKASNYHWLRGSFLLIASCLSYAAWYILQVKLIKELPLKYWATMLTCIIAAIQSAVIGLCLDRSKVAWKLGWDLQLVTILYSGALGTAATFCLISWAVENQGPTYPSMFNPLTLIFVAILEALILGSEINVGNLVGMVLIVVGLYSFLLGKRTEMKNLHQPDVEAITSITKFQDTRIQFTTADSITNVELSLNKSMAKP